A genomic segment from Saprospiraceae bacterium encodes:
- the xseB gene encoding exodeoxyribonuclease VII small subunit produces MTYEEALAELQSIVQELQDGNISIDDLSEKITRASELIQYGREKLRKTELDLESLFSDKD; encoded by the coding sequence ATGACCTACGAAGAAGCATTGGCTGAACTTCAATCCATTGTGCAGGAACTACAAGATGGGAATATTAGTATAGATGACCTATCCGAAAAAATCACCCGTGCCAGTGAATTGATCCAATATGGCCGAGAAAAACTTAGAAAAACGGAATTAGATTTAGAAAGCTTGTTTTCGGATAAAGATTGA
- the xseA gene encoding exodeoxyribonuclease VII large subunit — protein sequence MQSYTLFELNEYIRRVLALNLQDAIWITCEIAQINESRGNFYLELVQKSEEEETIIARSEGAIWATTYRQLKRKIGRELVNILQDGLEVKIQVRVSFHERYGLKLVVEDIDPTYTLGKLALQRQQTITLLEQEGLLYKNAQLALPIVLQRVAILSSPSAAGLQDFQNQLRYNPYGYHYQLQLFPTAMQGDQVTKEMRQQLLSIAKRQTDFDVVVIIRGGGARLDLQAFNEFELCSALANCPLPILTGIGHDIDETVADIVAFQRLKTPTAVADFLLQHNGQFENTLLQYGQQLQQMSQFHLQNAQITLKKHEQFIHLHTRNLLQQQNQLIGFLEQRLQPQTQQQLKRQLDLLDQLTKITELLSLAATLKRGYTLTTKNGKAITSTTAVQPQDEIETLFKDGKITSQITK from the coding sequence TTGCAAAGTTATACCTTATTCGAGTTAAATGAATACATCCGGCGGGTGCTGGCGCTCAATCTCCAGGACGCCATATGGATCACCTGTGAAATTGCGCAGATCAATGAATCCAGGGGCAATTTCTACCTTGAATTGGTACAAAAGTCTGAAGAAGAGGAGACCATTATCGCCCGCAGCGAAGGGGCGATCTGGGCAACTACCTATCGACAACTCAAACGAAAGATAGGTCGGGAACTGGTCAATATCTTGCAAGATGGTCTAGAAGTGAAAATTCAGGTTCGGGTTAGCTTCCATGAACGATATGGTTTGAAACTAGTCGTGGAAGACATAGATCCAACCTATACTTTAGGGAAACTGGCCTTACAACGGCAACAAACCATAACCTTGCTGGAGCAGGAAGGTCTTTTATATAAAAATGCCCAACTTGCCCTACCTATTGTCTTGCAACGCGTCGCTATCCTGTCTTCCCCCTCAGCTGCCGGATTGCAAGATTTCCAGAACCAATTGCGATACAATCCGTATGGCTATCATTACCAACTGCAGCTTTTTCCTACGGCTATGCAAGGCGACCAGGTGACTAAAGAGATGAGACAGCAATTGTTGAGTATCGCCAAAAGGCAGACAGATTTTGATGTGGTGGTCATTATTCGCGGCGGGGGAGCCAGGCTAGACCTACAGGCCTTCAACGAATTTGAGCTTTGTAGCGCCCTGGCCAACTGTCCCTTGCCTATTCTGACAGGCATCGGCCATGATATCGACGAAACCGTGGCTGACATCGTTGCTTTTCAGCGCCTGAAAACGCCAACCGCAGTCGCCGATTTTCTCTTGCAGCACAACGGCCAATTTGAAAACACCCTTTTACAATATGGCCAACAGCTCCAGCAAATGAGCCAATTCCATCTGCAAAATGCTCAAATCACCTTAAAAAAACACGAACAATTTATCCATCTGCATACGCGTAATTTGCTGCAGCAGCAAAACCAGCTGATTGGTTTTCTGGAACAAAGATTGCAACCCCAGACACAACAGCAATTAAAGCGCCAGCTAGATCTGCTGGACCAATTGACAAAAATAACAGAATTGCTTAGTTTAGCAGCTACGCTTAAACGGGGATATACCCTTACCACCAAAAATGGAAAAGCCATTACTTCAACAACAGCAGTTCAACCCCAGGATGAAATTGAAACCCTTTTTAAAGACGGCAAAATAACGAGCCAAATAACGAAATAA